The genomic stretch CCCTCTTGAGCATGTTCGGGCTCGCCGGCATCGTCTGCGCCTCGGGTGCCCCTTCCATCGCCGAGGCACAGGTCCCACCCCCGTCCTGGGTGCGCCAGCTCGGCGCCCACCATGACGAGCAGGCCAACGCCGTGGCCGTCTCGGGCACGAGCGTCTACGTGGCAGGCCAGACGACCAGCCAGCTCGGTGCCGACCCGCGAGCCGGCGGCCAGGACGCCTTCATCGCCCGGTACGACACCGCCGGCAACCTCCAGTGGGTCCGCCAGTTCGGCACCGCGCAGACGGACCGCGCCACCGCCGTGGCCGCCGACGCGGACGGCAACGTGTACGTGGCCGGCACCACCTTCGGCAGCCTCGACTTCTACACCAACGCGGGCGGCATCGATTACTTCATCGCCAAGTACGATGCCGCCGGCAACCGCCTGTGGCTGCGCCAGAACGGCACGCAAATGGACGACTTCGCCACCGGCCTCGCCGTCAGCGCGCCCGACAAGCTCTTCTTCACCGGCTATACCGGCGGCAGCTTCGCCAACGGCGGCAACCCCAGCAACTACGACATCGTCGTCGCCCTCTACGACACGGCGGGCAACCCCTACTGGCTCCAGCAGTACGGTACTTCCGCGAGCGACATTGCGCGCGGCATCGCCGTCACGCCCACCCACGAGGTCTACGTCGTCGGCAACACCTACGGCAGCCTCGACGGCACCACCACGCCGGTGAGCACCGACATCTTCCTGCTCAAGCTCAACATCCTCGGCACCCAGCAGTGGGTCCGGCAAATCGACGCGGGCGAGCTCGATGATGCCAAGAGCGTCGCCGTGGGCCCCGACGGCGGCGTCTACCTCGCTGGCGAGACGTTCGGCAGCCTCGATGGCAACACCAACAACGGCACCGTTGACGTGTTGCTCGCCCGCTACGACAGCGCTGGCAACCGCCAGTGGAGCCGCATGCTCGGCGGCGCGCAGACCGACTACGCGTTCGGCGTCTCCGTCACCGCGAACAACATCGTGCAGCTCGTCGGCTATACCTCCGCCGCGCTCGACGGCAACCCGCCTGCTGGCTCCTTGGACGCCTTCCTCGCCCGCTACGACGCGCTCGGCACCAAGCTGGGTACCCGCACCCTGGGCACCCCGTTCCACGACAGCGCCCGCGGCGTGGCCGTGGACGCCTCCGGCAACGCCTACGTCGCCGGACAGACCTTCGGAAGCCTCGGCGGCAACACCAACGCCGGCGGCTACGACGCCTTCCTCGCCCGCTTCTGATTTGACAGGAATCCCATACGGCCCGTTCCGACGCGATACTCCGGAACGGGCACCGGCGGCGCCCTTCGCGGTAGCCCAACGCGGAGGGCGCGGCAGCCTCGCGGCATGCACTGGCATCTCTTCCTGCGCTGTCCCGCGTTCGCCTCGCTTCACGGCTCGCACACCGCTGGTGATGAAGCCCTCGAGCGCCTTGTCACGAGAGGCCCCTGGCCGCCGGGGCCCCTCGTGTCCACGCTCAGGGCCGCGTGCACTCCCGGCCGCCGCCCGCGTGATACATCATGTCCTGGTACACGGTCTGCGCGACGATGGGCGTCTTGCTCACCAGCCGCTGCACCGTCTGGCCATTGCGCTGGAGCTCGAAGACAGGCGTGGTGCCCGGGACGAGGGGCACGGAGAACGGCGTCACGCCCGCGCTCGTCACGTCCAGCGTCCGCACGTCGGTGCCCTGGGTGATGACGAGCCGGCCCGGCTCCTTGAGGAAGGCGAGCAGCTCCACCTGATTCCAACCGGACGGGCCGCCCTTGAGCGCCATCGGAGGCGCATTCTGCTTCGTGGCGTCGAACGGCGCGTCCGTGCGGTGCCGGCGGTGCGTGTAATAGAGCGTGTCGCGGAGGATGGTGGGGCGCTGTCCCGTCTTGAACCAGGCGGTGTAGTACGCAATCCAATCCATGATGACGTAGCCGCGCTCCTGGGACGCCGTCATCCACGACTCGCAATAGTCCGTCATCGTCAGCAAGCTCACCCAGTCGGCATCGCCTTCGATGGCCTTCTCGAACTGCGTGCGGAACGCGAGGCTGTTCTGCGCCTCCCAATAGACACGCGTGCTATTCACCCTCGCCTCGTCGAACCGGTGGCGCACGTCCTCGAACGCGACGGGAGACATCCACATGCGGCCTCGCCGGTGCGCCTCCACGCTCCAGCGTCGCATCGTCTCGCCGGAGCTCGCCGGGCGGGAACCCCAGGTCGAGTAGCCGGCCACCATGTCGTTCCAATCCGAATAGAGGGTCGTGGTGGGGGCGGCGTAGTCGAGGAAGGGCCAGTAGGTGGTGGCGATGCCCATCGCCGAGAGCTGGTTCCGAAGGGTGGCCCAGTACGAGACGGGCTGGCGATTGACCCCGAAGCTGGCAAGGACGATGGCGCCGTTGTGCCGATAGACGGACGGATGGTTGGCCACAGCGGCGACCGCCGTCGCCACCGGGTCCGGAACGTCACCGGCCTTCACGGGGAAGTCCGGACTGAGGACGATGTGGAACTCAGGGTCCACCGCGAGCGCCGCCGCGAGCATCGTCTTGAGCTGGTTGTTCGCGTCGTTCGACGAGACCTTGTACGGATGCTCGTAGATGAAGCCGTCCAGACCGGCGGCAATCGCGCGGCGAACCTCCGTCTCGAAGTCACGCTGGCGCCAGTTGCCAGTCCAGGGCGGGCGCGGCAGGGGCCGGTCGCGCATGAGCCCACCGACTGAGCGGTACTCTCCGTTCCGTCCCTCGGGGTCCAGCCAGCTCGACCAGAAGTCCACCGACGGGTCCTTGTTCTCGAGGGAGATGGGATAGATGGGGTAGTAGAAGCCAAACACCTTCTTGCGTGCCGCGCGCAGCACGGACGTGGTGGGCATATCGAACGGGTAGCACGCCGACATGGGATTCGCGTCGGGCGCGGCGGTGGCGCTCAGCTCCAGTTCGAAGCGCATATCGGACGTGTTGGCCGCGGACTGATGGACCTCCACCGCGAGTACGTTCGTCCCAGTGACGAGCGCCGCCGGGGAAACCACCTGCTCCATCCAGGTGGTCTCCTCCGCGGGCAATGAGATGGTGGCAGGCGCCAGGGTGCGGTAGCCCACTGCGCCCGTGGGCATATTGCTACGGAAGACCTCCGCGCCATTCAGGTAGACGATGGCGCCGTCATCCCGCTGAAGCCGCACGAGCAGCTCACTCACACGCGACGCATCCTCCACCGTGAAGCGCGTGCGCAGATACGTGGTGATGTGCTTGCTATTGGCATTGGAGCCGTAGGACACGGTCGTCGCCAGGTCCGGCTCCCCGTAGCCCAGGGGCGCGGCGCCCTCCGCCCACGCGGCATCGTTGTAGCCAGGCGCGCTCCAGGCGGAGCCCAGGTCCGCGCCCGTGTCCTGGTAGCGCCAGGGCGCACCCGCCGCGACGAGCACCGTCGCCAGCGAGGACGCGGCCCGCGCCCGAGGACCGGGGGCTTCGGCGGCCGCGGCGGGAGCCTCGGTTTCCGCGGCAGTCTCCTCCGGACCGCCCGCGCACGAGACGGACAAGAGCGGTGTGAGCAGCCATGCGACAAGTCGCCCCCTGGAAAACGCCTGTGGTTTTCGCATCGTCGGACCTCGGGATTCCCTCGCCCAAAGCCAAGACGAGGGTGGGTTTCCAGGGGCATACGCTCAATTTCAAGCGACTGCGATTACCTTGAGAGCAATTCGACGACTTCCCTCTCCTACACGCAGACGCGACTGAGCGTGCTCGCGGCGTTGGCGGCGTGCGATGCGCTCATTCACCATGCGGCGCATGCCAACGCTCGAACAGCGCCTCGTGTCAGGCCCAGAAAGCCTCACGGAGTCGGAGATTGCCGCCGCCGAGGAGCGGCTCAATCACAAGTATCCGCCTGGTTTTCGTGCGCTCCTGCAAAAGCACGGTGCATTCAACCTGCGCCGACCGGGCAGCGAAGACGCCGTGTTCGAGGCGTGGTTCGAAGACCCCGCGCGTCGGTGGGCGACCGAGTAGCGGCGGCGGCACGGACGCGTTTGCGCCAGACCAGTCCGCCGACCAAGCCCACGCCACTGCCGCCCCCCCCACCAGCGCTCCCATTCCTCCAATGCTCGCCGGAGGCGACCCCGCCCCCTGCGTGCTCCCCCCTGCCAGCCCTGCCCTCCCACTGCAGGGCCCGTGCCCGTCTCCCCCAGCCTGCCTCCAGCTGCGACGGGAGGGTGTGTGGCAGCGCTGCTGTCGCCATCACCCTCGTCCGCGAGGGAGCACTCCGGTTGCGCCTGGGTCCGCCCAGCCTCAAAACGTGAGGGGACGGGGCGCAGGGGGGCCCATCGCGAAGAGGAGCGTCGTGGCCTGAGACAGGGGGGAACATGCGAGCAAGGCTCAACGCGCGGGCGGGCACCTGCCTCCTCGCAATGGTGCTGGGAGTGTGGGGCGGAGGGGCGTGGGCCGGGACGCCAGGGGCGCGGACGGTCGTCACGCTGGCCTTCGACGACGGACTCGAGGAGCAGCGCCAGGTGCTGGATATGCTTTCGGCTTCGGGGCTGAAGGCGACCTTCTTCATCATCAGCGGGCGGGTCGGCCAGACGGGATACTTGAACGTCGATGACCTGCGCCGCCTGGCCGCGGCCGGACACGACATCGGGGGACACACGCTGCAACACTCGGAGCTGGCGGTGATGACGCCCAAGAACCAACGACAGGAGATTTGCGAGGACCGCCTGCGGCTGCTCAGCTGGGGCTTCTCGCCCACCGCCCTCGCCTTCCCCTTCGGCTCGAACGATGCGGTGGTGAACCAGACGGCAGCGGCGTGCGGATACAACGCCGCGCGCGACGTGCGGGGCCTGGTGGATACCTGTAGTTCCTGCCCCACGGCCGAGACAATCCCTCCGCTCGATCCCTACGAAATCCGCACGCCCGCGACGGTGACGCGCGACGACGGGCTGGAGCAGTTGCAGTCGTGGGTCACCACGACGGAGGCCGCGGGGGGCGGCTGGGTGGTCGTCGTCTTCCACTTCGTGGAGCCGGACTGCACCAAGCACACCTATTGCGTGAAGCCCGACGTCCTCCGGGAGTTCATGGGCTGGCTCTCGCAGCGGGCACCGATGGGGACAGAGGTGCGCACAATGCAGGACGTCCTGGGCGGTGCGGCGCGGCCCGCGGTGCACCCCTTGCCCCAGTCGCCCACGGCCACGCTGAAGAATCCCTCGCTCGAGGACGACGCGAACGTCGACGGCGTGCCCGACTGCTGGCAGCTGGGCCCCGCCCACGGTGGCGCCGTGCGCGCCGAGCGCTCGGCCGAGGCGCACAGCGGCGCCTGGTCCTACCGGCTCGAGCGCGTGGAAGCGTCCGGGGGCGTCGCCTCGCTCCAGGTGCTGCGCGACGACGGCACCTGTGCACCGGCCGTGACGCCAGGGAGCGGTTCGCGGGTGAGCCTCTGGTACCGAGCCAGCACGCCGCTGCATCTGGAGGCGGCCGTGAAGGGGGCGGATGGGACGTGGAGGGTGTGGAACCGCGGCCCGAGCCTGCCACCCGCGGAGACCTGGACGGAGGCGTCGTGGGAGCTGCCCATCGCGCTGCCGGCCGACGCGTTCGAACTGAGCGTGGGCGTCGCCCTGGAAGGGGTGGGATGGGCGCTGGTGGACGACTTCGGGCTGGCGGAAGCGACGGCGCCCGCGGCGCGCCTAGTGCTGGACGCACCGACCGGCGGAGAGGACTTCGTCGTGGGCCAGAAGGTGGAGGTGAGGTGGTCCACGCTCGGCGAGGTGCGGACGCTGGACGTGGCGTACTCCACGGAGGCGAGCGCCGGCTGGGTGCCGGTAGCCACGTCGGTGGAGAACACGGGGCACCTCATCTGGCGCGTGCCCGACGCACCGAGCCAGGAGGCGCTGCTGCGCGTCGCCAGCACCGAGGATGGGACGGTGTCGGGCATGAGCGCGCCCTTCCGCATCCTGGCCGGGGGCCCGCAGCCGGACGTCGAGGAGACGCCACCCGAGGGACAGCCGCCAGGGGGGCAGCCTCCCGAGGAGGTCCTTGGTGACGGGCAGGTGAATGGCGAGAGCGGTGGTTGTGGGGGATGTGAGGGCGCGGGTACGGGGCAGTTGTTTCTCGCGGTGGCCGGTGGACTCTTCGCCCTCTCGCGTTCGCGAGCCAGGAGGAGATTGGGAGCACTGCCAATGCAAGGCGAACAGCGCGCCCCGCACCCGTGCTCATCCCTGGGGCCTGGATGCTGTCCACATCGGCCTCGACACCCGGCGAGGTGGCAGCGGAAAGAG from Myxococcus xanthus encodes the following:
- a CDS encoding SBBP repeat-containing protein, yielding MKHPLLSMFGLAGIVCASGAPSIAEAQVPPPSWVRQLGAHHDEQANAVAVSGTSVYVAGQTTSQLGADPRAGGQDAFIARYDTAGNLQWVRQFGTAQTDRATAVAADADGNVYVAGTTFGSLDFYTNAGGIDYFIAKYDAAGNRLWLRQNGTQMDDFATGLAVSAPDKLFFTGYTGGSFANGGNPSNYDIVVALYDTAGNPYWLQQYGTSASDIARGIAVTPTHEVYVVGNTYGSLDGTTTPVSTDIFLLKLNILGTQQWVRQIDAGELDDAKSVAVGPDGGVYLAGETFGSLDGNTNNGTVDVLLARYDSAGNRQWSRMLGGAQTDYAFGVSVTANNIVQLVGYTSAALDGNPPAGSLDAFLARYDALGTKLGTRTLGTPFHDSARGVAVDASGNAYVAGQTFGSLGGNTNAGGYDAFLARF
- a CDS encoding polysaccharide deacetylase family protein; translation: MRARLNARAGTCLLAMVLGVWGGGAWAGTPGARTVVTLAFDDGLEEQRQVLDMLSASGLKATFFIISGRVGQTGYLNVDDLRRLAAAGHDIGGHTLQHSELAVMTPKNQRQEICEDRLRLLSWGFSPTALAFPFGSNDAVVNQTAAACGYNAARDVRGLVDTCSSCPTAETIPPLDPYEIRTPATVTRDDGLEQLQSWVTTTEAAGGGWVVVVFHFVEPDCTKHTYCVKPDVLREFMGWLSQRAPMGTEVRTMQDVLGGAARPAVHPLPQSPTATLKNPSLEDDANVDGVPDCWQLGPAHGGAVRAERSAEAHSGAWSYRLERVEASGGVASLQVLRDDGTCAPAVTPGSGSRVSLWYRASTPLHLEAAVKGADGTWRVWNRGPSLPPAETWTEASWELPIALPADAFELSVGVALEGVGWALVDDFGLAEATAPAARLVLDAPTGGEDFVVGQKVEVRWSTLGEVRTLDVAYSTEASAGWVPVATSVENTGHLIWRVPDAPSQEALLRVASTEDGTVSGMSAPFRILAGGPQPDVEETPPEGQPPGGQPPEEVLGDGQVNGESGGCGGCEGAGTGQLFLAVAGGLFALSRSRARRRLGALPMQGEQRAPHPCSSLGPGCCPHRPRHPARWQRKE
- a CDS encoding endo-1,3-alpha-glucanase family glycosylhydrolase, yielding MSVSCAGGPEETAAETEAPAAAAEAPGPRARAASSLATVLVAAGAPWRYQDTGADLGSAWSAPGYNDAAWAEGAAPLGYGEPDLATTVSYGSNANSKHITTYLRTRFTVEDASRVSELLVRLQRDDGAIVYLNGAEVFRSNMPTGAVGYRTLAPATISLPAEETTWMEQVVSPAALVTGTNVLAVEVHQSAANTSDMRFELELSATAAPDANPMSACYPFDMPTTSVLRAARKKVFGFYYPIYPISLENKDPSVDFWSSWLDPEGRNGEYRSVGGLMRDRPLPRPPWTGNWRQRDFETEVRRAIAAGLDGFIYEHPYKVSSNDANNQLKTMLAAALAVDPEFHIVLSPDFPVKAGDVPDPVATAVAAVANHPSVYRHNGAIVLASFGVNRQPVSYWATLRNQLSAMGIATTYWPFLDYAAPTTTLYSDWNDMVAGYSTWGSRPASSGETMRRWSVEAHRRGRMWMSPVAFEDVRHRFDEARVNSTRVYWEAQNSLAFRTQFEKAIEGDADWVSLLTMTDYCESWMTASQERGYVIMDWIAYYTAWFKTGQRPTILRDTLYYTHRRHRTDAPFDATKQNAPPMALKGGPSGWNQVELLAFLKEPGRLVITQGTDVRTLDVTSAGVTPFSVPLVPGTTPVFELQRNGQTVQRLVSKTPIVAQTVYQDMMYHAGGGRECTRP
- a CDS encoding SMI1/KNR4 family protein; amino-acid sequence: MRSFTMRRMPTLEQRLVSGPESLTESEIAAAEERLNHKYPPGFRALLQKHGAFNLRRPGSEDAVFEAWFEDPARRWATE